Proteins encoded in a region of the Strix uralensis isolate ZFMK-TIS-50842 chromosome Z, bStrUra1, whole genome shotgun sequence genome:
- the ZBTB5 gene encoding zinc finger and BTB domain-containing protein 5 — MDFPGHFEQIFQQLNYQRLHGQLCDCVIVVGNRHFKAHRSVLAACSTHFRALFTVAEGDQTMNMIQLDSEVVTAEAFAALIDMMYTSTLMLGESNVMDVLLAASHLHLNSVVKACKHYLTTRTLPMSPPSDRVQEQNARMQRSFMLQQLGLSIVSSALNSTQSAEEQPNAMSSSMRTNIEQRTTFPIRRLHKRKQSSEERARQRIRPAMDESVSDVAAESGQSVVHSREDFFSPDSLKIVDNSKADAVADNQEDNTIMFDQSFSAQEDAQVPSQSDNSGGNISQMSMASQATQVETSFDQEAASEKNNFPCENPEVSLNEKEHMRVVVKSEPLSSPEPQDEVSDVTSQAEGSESVEVEGGVVSAEKIELSPESSDRSFSDPQSSTDRVGDIHIMEVSNNLEHKSTFSISNFLNKSRGGGFSASQNSDDNIPNTTSDCRMDSDTSYLMGPESGPAGGHSSAAVSHVENPFSEPADSHFVRPMQDVMGLPCVQTSGYRAAEQFSMDFPRSGLGLHSLSRAMMGSVRGGASSFPGYRRIAPKMPVVTSVRSSQLQDNSSSSQLIMNGTTSFENGHPSQPGPPQLTRASADVLSKCKKALSEHNVLVVEGARKYACKICCKTFLTLTDCKKHIRVHTGEKPYACLKCGKRFSQSSHLYKHSKTTCLRWQSSNLPSTLL, encoded by the coding sequence ATGGATTTTCCAGGACACTTTGAGCAAATCTTTCAGCAGCTCAACTACCAGAGGCTTCATGGCCAGCTCTGCGACTGTGTCATCGTGGTGGGGAACAGGCATTTCAAAGCCCATCGCTCGGTTTTGGCAGCGTGTAGCACGCATTTCCGAGCTCTCTTTACTGTAGCAGAGGGAGATCAGACCATGAATATGATTCAGCTGGACAGTGAGGTGGTGACGGCGGAAGCGTTTGCTGCGCTGATAGACATGATGTATACTTCCACACTAATGCTTGGGGAGAGCAACGTTATGGATGTCTTGCTGGCTGCTTCTCACTTACATTTGAACTCTGTGGTTAAGGCATGCAAACACTACCTTACTACCAGGACGCTGCCCATGTCTCCTCCCAGTGATCGAGTTCAGGAGCAAAATGCGCGCATGCAGAGGTCTTTCATGCTCCAGCAGCTTGGCCTGAGCATCGTGAGCTCTGCCTTGAACTCCACTCAGAGTGCAGAGGAACAGCCAAATGCTATGAGCTCTTCGATGAGAACTAACATCGAGCAGCGCACTACTTTCCCTATCCGTCGCCTCCACAAACGCAAACAGTCTTCTGAAGAGCGGGCCAGGCAGCGCATCAGGCCCGCCATGGACGAGTCCGTGTCCGATGTGGCCGCAGAGAGTGGGCAGTCAGTTGTTCATTCACGGGAAGATTTCTTCTCGCCAGATTCACTGAAGATCGTGGACAACTCCAAGGCCGATGCTGTTGCTGACAACCAGGAGGATAATACTATTATGTTCGATCAGTCTTTCAGTGCTCAGGAGGATGCTCAAGTGCCCAGCCAGTCCGACAACAGCGGAGGAAACATTTCACAGATGTCCATGGCATCCCAGGCCACCCAGGTGGAAACCAGCTTTGACCAGGAGGCTGCTTCTGAGAAGAACAACTTCCCGTGTGAGAATCCCGAGGTCAGCCTGAACGAGAAGGAGCACATGAGGGTGGTGGTGAAGTCTGAGCCCCTGAGCTCCCCTGAGCCTCAGGACGAGGTGAGCGACGTCACTTCCCAGGCGGAGGGCAGTGAGTCGGTTGAAGTGGAAGGAGGAGTCGTGAGCGCAGAGAAGATAGAGCTGAGTCCTGAGAGCAGTGACCGTAGCTTTTCTGACCCACAGTCCAGTACTGACAGGGTGGGAGACATCCATATTATGGAGGTGTCAAACAACCTGGAACACAAGTCTACTTTCAGCATCTcaaattttctaaataaaagcagAGGTGGTGGCTTCAGTGCTAGTCAAAACAGCGATGACAACATTCCAAACACCACCAGTGACTGCAGAATGGACAGTGACACCTCTTACCTGATGGGTCCGGAGTCAGGGCCTGCTGGCGGCCATTCATCCGCCGCCGTCTCCCATGTCGAGAACCCCTTCAGCGAGCCCGCAGACTCCCATTTCGTTAGGCCGATGCAAGACGTGATGGGTCTCCCCTGCGTGCAGACTTCTGGGTACCGGGCGGCGGAACAGTTCAGCATGGATTTTCCACGCTCGGGCCTGGGCTTGCACTCCCTGTCAAGGGCAATGATGGGCTCGGTCAGAGGTGGAGCCAGCAGCTTCCCCGGCTACCGCCGCATAGCCCCCAAAATGCCTGTGGTGACCTCTGTCAGGAGCTCCCAGCTGCAGGATAACTCATCCAGCTCCCAGCTGATCATGAACGGGACCACTTCTTTTGAAAACGGGCACCCGTCGCAGCCTGGCCCACCGCAGCTGACGAGGGCATCGGCAGACGTCCTCTCCAAGTGCAAGAAGGCCTTGTCGGAGCACAACGTCTTGGTTGTGGAGGGCGCGCGCAAGTACGCCTGCAAGATCTGCTGCAAGACGTTCCTGACCTTGACGGACTGCAAGAAGCACATCCGCGTGCACACAGGGGAAAAGCCTTACGCCTGCCTGAAGTGCGGCAAGCGGTTCAGCCAGTCCAGCCACCTGTACAAACACTCCAAGACAACCTGCCTGCGGTGGCAGAGCAGCAATCTGCCCAGCACTTTGCTCTAA